A stretch of the Xiphophorus couchianus chromosome 15, X_couchianus-1.0, whole genome shotgun sequence genome encodes the following:
- the prep gene encoding prolyl endopeptidase: MIHRLRKVISKPLLQSLRQLCVLRHSRKLTSKMAFQYPQAYRDEAVVDDYHGCKVPDPYSWLEDPDSEKTQAFVNAQNQLTLPFLEQCEVRDLFKERMTELYDYPKYSCPFKRGSRYFHFYNTGLQNQSVMYVQESLDADPAVFLDPNTFSDDGTVALRGYAFSEDGEYLAYGTSASGSDWVEIHFLRVEGAEPLEDRLERVKFSCMSWTHDGKGLFYNSYPDQEGKSDGTETSTNLHQKLYYHILGTPQSQDVLCAEFPDHPKWMSGAEVSDDGRYVLLSIREGCDPVNRLWYCDLQTTPQGITGLLPWIKLIDNFDAEYEYVTNEGTLFTFKTNLDAPRYRLINIDFASSDQENWKELIPQHDKDVIVFATCTYSSYLFICFLHDVKNVLKMYHLSSGEELRTFPLDVGSVVGFTGRKRDSEIFYYFTSFLSPAIIYHCDLTKEPLQPHVFREVTVKGFNPDDYQTTQIFYPSKDGMQIPMFIVHKKGIKLDGSHPGFLYGYGGFNISITPSYSVSRLIFVRHLGGVLAVANIRGGGEYGETWHKAGMLANKQNCFTDFQCAAEYLIKEGYTSASKLTINGGSNGGLLVAACVNQRPELFGCAVAQVGVMDMMKFHKFTIGHAWTTDFGCAEDKEQFEWLIKYSPLHNIHVPEGNGVQYPAVLLLTGDHDDRVVPLHSLKYIATLQHAVGRSTKQTNPLFILVDTKSGHGAGKPTSKVIQEVADTYAFIARCLNLSWVI; encoded by the exons ATGATTCACAGGCTCCGCAAAGTCATTTCAAAGCCTCTGTTACAGTCACTGCGCCAGCTTTGTGTACTGCGTCATTCTCGAAAACTGACCTCCAAGATGGCTTTTCAGTATCCCCAGGCTTACCGCGACGAGGCTGTT gtGGATGACTACCATGGTTGCAAAGTGCCAGATCCATACAGCTGGCTGGAGGATCCAGACAGTGAGAAGACACAG GCCTTCGTCAACGCTCAGAACCAGCTGACGTTGCCATTTTTAGAACAGTGTGAAGTGCGGGATCTTTTCAAGGAGCGCATGACAGAGCTGTACGACTATCCAAAGTATAGTTGTCCGTTTAAGAGGGGAAGCAG gtattttcacttttacaacACAGGCCTCCAGAACCAGAGTGTGATGTACGTCCAGGAGAGTTTAGATGCTGACCCCGCAGTGTTCTTAGATCCAAACACGTTTTCTGATGACGGAACAGTTGCTCTTCGAG GTTACGCATTTTCTGAGGACGGAGAGTACCTGGCCTACGGCACCAGCGCCAGCGGGTCGGACTGGGTGGAGATCCACTTCTTGCGGGTTGAGGGCGCCGAGCCTCTGGAGGACCGCCTGGAGCGAGTCAAGTTTAGCTGCATGTCCTGGACTCATGATGGGAAAGGGCTTTTTTACAATTCGTACCCAGATCAGGAGGGCAAAAGTGACG GTACTGAGACCTCCACGAATCTTCATCAGAAGCTTTACTATCACATTCTGGGGACTCCACAGTCTCAGGACGTGCTGTGTGCTGAGTTTCCTGACCACCCCAAATGGATGAGTGGTGCTGAG GTATCAGACGATGGGCGCTATGTGCTGCTGTCAATCAGAGAAGGCTGCGATCCTGTCAACAGACTCTGGTATTGCGACTTGCAAACAACTCCTCAGGGTATTACAG GACTTTTGCCCTGGATAAAGTTGATTGACAACTTTGACGCGGAGTACGAATACGTGACCAACGAGGGaactttgtttacttttaagaCCAACTTGGACGCCCCGCGTTACAGACTCATCAACATCGACTTCGCCTCTTCAGATCAGGAAAACTGGAAGGAGCTCATCCCTCAACATGACAAAGATGTCATTG TGTTCGCTACCTGCACCTACTCCAGCTACCTGTTCATATGTTTCCTCCACGATGTGAAGAATGTTTTGAAGATGTACCATCTGAGCTCAGGGGAGGAGCTGAGGACCTTCCCTCTCGACGTCGGCTCTGTCGTGGGCTTTACAGGACGGAAGAGAGATTCGGAGATCTTCTACTATTTCACCTCTTTTTTATCGCCAG CAATCATTTACCATTGTGACCTAACTAAGGAACCACTGCAGCCCCATGTCTTCAGAGAGGTCACCGTCAAAGGTTTCAACCCTGACGACTACCAAACAACTCAG ATCTTCTATCCCTCCAAGGACGGCATGCAGATACCTATGTTTATCGTTCACAAAAAAGGCATCAAACTGGACGGATCCCATCCAGGTTTCTTGTACGGCTACGGAGGCTTCAACATCTCCATCACGCCGAGTTACAGCGTCTCCCGACTCATCTTCGTCAGACATCTAGGAGGCGTTCTGGCTGTGGCCAACATCAGAGGTGGGGGCGAGTATGGGGAGACCTGGCACAAAG CTGGAATGCTCGCGAACAAGCAGAACTGCTTCACAGACTTCCAGTGTGCAGCTGAATATCTCATCAAGGAGGGATACACATCGGCGTCCAAACTGACTATAAATGGAGGTTCTAACGGGGGTTTACTCGTTG CGGCCTGTGTGAACCAGCGGCCTGAGCTGTTTGGCTGTGCCGTGGCTCAGGTGGGCGTCATGGACATGATGAAGTTCCACAAGTTCACCATCGGCCACGCATGGACCACAGACTTTGGCTGTGCAGAGGACAAAGAGCAGTTCGAGTGGCTCATTAA ATACTCGCCGCTGCACAACATCCATGTCCCAGAGGGCAACGGGGTCCAGTACCCAGCGGTGCTGCTGCTGACAGGAGACCACGATGACCGGGTGGTGCCCCTCCACTCGCTCAAATACATCGCCACCCTTCAGCACGCTGTGGGTCGCAGCACCAAGCAGACAAATCCTCTGTTCATCCTCGTGGACACAAAGTCGGGCCACGGAGCCGGGAAGCCCACCAGCAAAGTCATCCAGGAAGTGGCCGATACCTACGCCTTCATCGCCCGCTGTCTCAACCTGTCCTGGGTCATTTAA